The Danaus plexippus chromosome 24, MEX_DaPlex, whole genome shotgun sequence DNA window taaatttaaaacaaataccaTTTATACATAGGAACTTTTTctgttgttatattaaatttatttatatatatgtattaaaatttatgaggaTTTTCTTTACATAAATAGCGATCCGTTCACttcatatttgttattgtGTTCGTaacattagtattattttattttattttttttgtatataatatattcagtcCAAACATGTGTCCAAATCTACATCAAACGTTTCCCAGAAACTATGTCATCGCCAAACTGTCCATCGCATtccaaacaatatataaaaatggccgaaagtttttgtatttcatgaAATCAAATTAACTAACTTGAAACCATCGTCAAATCATTATTCCAAAACCAAAACGTCactaattcaaaaataaaaacgagttTTGGGCTATtgcattgttatttttttttttatcgttacgTACATTGAAACCTCGTAGATGGTAATCGAACGATTACCGTCGCAgagatatcaatattaattcaagaatgaaataattacgTACATTAAATCAGCTTACTTTACCTTACCTAGTTTACGATTACATTTACGATCCGACCGTCGCGCGCCGGTCGGGCGCGGTCGAGGCGCGCTCGCGACGGTACGACactaaattacaatatacggtgataatattaaaagaattaatattcgGCAACACTTGACATTCTTATTACAGTAATCGGCGCTCCGATGTGACGTCGGAGCGTCTGAGTATGTGAGTTATAAATCTATTGTTCGGGCAACTTGTTTAAAGCATATTGCATATTATATCgtagtaaaaaatgttttcggGCTATTGTTTACGAGTCTgtgttaaaactaaaataatcatCGGGCTATGTCTGAGTCCACGTTTAAAAGAATGTCTCGTGCTATTTATATGTCCATTCAAGACAAAAAATTTACGTCGAACACGGTAATATTATTCGACGAGTCATTACCGGTAGTCGTCGGACGACGGGAACGTCGATTCAGTGAATAAtcgctatttttatttatcaataaacaatcatgccttatttacattaaaaaaaaatatatatatataacggcAGTCTTCTGAAAAAACATAATTCGATTATATATctacaaatatacaaaaaaaaaaaaaaattaataataatgaaaaaatatttgtaaataatttgatatcttttatatttttaccatcgaaataatgaaaataacttgtatttttttattcttttcttctaaacaaaaaaaataatataataataatatatatatcaacatCTAACCGCTATATTTACAGTTATCACTAATATGgcattagaataaaatatataagccaAGAAAAACatagataaatgaaaaaaataataaaaaaaaaataataataaatgtaaaaatttggatatattttaaagagctTGTGCGTTAGAGCCTGACTAGCATGAGACGTGTTATTGCGTGGAAATAGTCAACTTTTATATAAGACAATAAAAACtagcaaataaatattgcgAGGGCTCGCTGTACGCGATAAAACGTGCGGGTTTGGCACAtccaaaaatgttattttaactaagctaaaaaaatacattgttctataaagctaataaaaaaataatatatatatatatatatatgttcaataaacaaacaaccaaacaaatatttaatgaattgcACTGAATTCCACGTAAgtctacatataattatttgttcgGGCGAGTTTTTGTTCCATTTTATCATTcgactatttttttaaatgtattaaattattattattattattataattttttcgtaatatttacataacaatcTGTCCCATTTCCGTTTCCCTCTAGTATATACAATAGTTAGTTCTATCTAAGTCAGTAAGTTCGTCGTAAGCCCCACCCGCTCCGCACGTCAAACAATATtgttcgtaataaaatattcgtgtTGCGATCACGACAAAGGTAATCACTAACCAGAGGCGATTTCAATTCGCTCggttccaaaaaaaaatttttaccaaatatatggaaattaagatatttttttaagatatatgtttttgttttattattattattattattattaatttaagtgacGAAATCGCGTCGGATTAGTAATAACTGAATTTTCATGGTTGTGGGTTCTGTTGGAGGTGGACAGCTTGTTGTGCAGCTTGTTGAGCCGCTTGTGCCGCTTGTGCTGCTTGTGCCGCTTGAATTTGTTGCTGCTGTACGACTTGTTGAGCGGCCTGCGCTGCCTGAGCGGCTTGAGCGGCCTGGGCGGCTTGGGCGGCTTGGGCTTGAGCCTGAGCCTGAGCGGCGACTTGTTGCGCCGCCTGTACCGGCGACGGTATGTTGAAGCCCAACATTCTCGGGTCGTGAAGTCGCAGCGCTTGTTCGAGTCTCTGTTCCTGTGCGATTCTGAAGGCTTCGACCAATTCAGGTGATAGTTGTCCGCTGGCGTCGTTCGGTTGGGGGAATCCCCCGTTGTGTCGCAAGGGGCTGGGTGTTTCGGTGTTATGAGCGGCGGCGGCCTGTGACACAGCCAACCGTAACGCCTCCGCCTGACTCCGTAGCAGAGCTTCAGCTTGTTGTATCCTGAGCGCCGCTTCCGCCTGAGCTGGAGGTGTTTCCGGTTGCGGTTCCCTCGCCAGCTGTTGTCTCATGGCCGTTACTAGATTGGCAGCGGCTACCTGTACAGCGTTGTTGCTCTCACCTGGTTGGCTCATCATGTTGGCGGCGGCCGCTGCTATGGCCGCGACCCTCTCGTCTCCGTACTGGCCGTTGTTGGCGCGGAGGAGATCTGATAGTTTGTTGACGGCGGCGCCGGCGTCAGATCCGGCGGATGATGAGAGCCGTCCGTTGGATGATGAGTCGGAGTGTGCTGGTGATGGGGGTGCCAGGTTCAAGAGTCCAGAGCCCCCAGCTGATGATACAGCGGCGATGAGGTCTCTCTCCCGTCTCTCGGCCGCCGCTCGTGACAGCACGTACTGAGCAGCGAACTGATGCTTAGGCTCCATCCGCATGTGCTCCATATGGGATAGAAGACCtggaaatgtaaataattggtgtttttctttcaaatgATACATCTTTTTCTTCCCCTGCCCTGGTCCCACGGTATGTGTGGTGCGCGCACCATGTTCTTCTCTTCCATTCTCGCCTATCAGTCTCACACTCATAACTGACATTCTTCTTGTTCATGACATTCACCGCTTCGAATAATATGATGTGTAATCAAAGGAAATAgtcgttttttttatctatatacaaACATTCAACTGAGGCAATTAGTTTTTTCATCCAATCTTAGAACATTAAAGTAGCTTAAAGCGTCGTTATGAACGTAGTTGATATATGATTCAAGAAATCAAATACGTCTTTATTTTATCGCAAAAATcatcagaaataaatattaataagatggTCCAATTACTATTTGCTGATGTAACATAATgttacattgttttaaattattttcggCTTCCATGcccaagatttttttatttaaatgccaCTTTTTTATCTACTTTTACTTCAagatatgtttttatgtatttggGACTATTTAAAATCGTAACAGCTGAACTATTCTAAGGCAAGTCTTTATTGGTTTGTATGTTCGTATACCCACCGCTCTCATGTGTGAACACGGCCTGACAGACGGAGCAGGGCCACATCCTCAGTCCGCTGGTGAGCTGTGTCTCTGGGTGGCAGGCGAGGTGCTTCCTCAGCGAACCCTCGTTCACGTAGTGCTTCCCGCAGACAGGACACGGGTGGTTCGCCGTACGCCGCTTCGCTACATACGGGTCCAGTTTAGGATACGGTGACGTGGCCGGCGGACCTACCAGTCACCGGTGAGGAGTGGGGGGAAGGGGAGGGGGGAAAACATCCTCACGTTAGTAAGTTAGTAAAAGTACGGAGCATAGAAatgatataaacaaaacatgttATGATAATAACAACGTCCAAAGAACGGTTGATGttacaaatgttttgaaaactaCGTTTGAGAAACAATAACAGTTGCTTAGACGGACGGTGTGCCTTACACTATGTACCAGGTAACTTAAGCTATGGAAACGATACGTTTTTGGTTTCAACACCCCTGATGGCTCAGAGTCAACTGGAAGGCTTTCGTCACGTAAAACAGAACAATATCTGGTtaaggaattaaattttaggtaTTTTAAAGCAGTTATAGCCTTCCAGAAACCCTCCTTACAAACTAAATTCCCTTCCGTGAGAGTGTTCTTCGAGCTAATCAGATTTTTagctaaatataaactatgtaTCCATACAAGACAACATATGTGACAACAACACTCATAACAGAAAAGATgcttaaactaaattatagcTAAGACTTGGAACACCAAAATGAAGAAACCATATCTATACAATAGATGGAATTCCTTTTAGACCCACAATAAAGCCGAACAGCCTGAAACTTACTCGCAACACCGGATGCGTTCGGGTCCTTATGCGTGTTCTTCATATGTTCTACTAGGGCTTCGCCCCCGAAAACAACTTTATGGCATATAGGACACGGGGTGGCCGTAGCGCCCCCTATCATGAGCGCCGCGTGTTGCTGCAAAACACCAAGGTGCAGCTGAAGCTCCTGTTCCACCGGGCGGTGGCGATGCGGGCATAGCAGTGCAAAGATTAGGATCATGATGTCAACAACAAAAGGAATTTTGAAATCATAAGAAACACGGAACACAAATCAATAACAGCCAAAGGGAATTTTGATTCgaacaaaaattaaacaaaaaaaaaacgcaccctatatatacatagataaaataaatggtgctcaaaatatatattgctataaaatgaattataaagtatattgtaGACATTATTGTAACGATCTGTGAAGGAGTACACTTTATTTAGATAAGGATTTAATGATATACTGTAACAAATTAGTCATTTCATATGAATCAGCTTCGATCAGACTTATGTCATTCTCGGTGGACTTGCACCTTGAACGTTAAAAAAGTATCGTTCAAAGAGTTTAgttcattttttatgttactggcaatttttttatttttttatttcattgatctGTGGATCATGTACTTCGATGCTCACCTTGGCTGTATGAGTACGCAAGCTGCTCTCAGTCGCGAATCCTTTCCCACAGATATTACAATGGAATGGTCTATTTTTTGCTCTCTCCACCTGAGCGTCATGGTTCCTCAGATGCTGCTGGAGGTTCGACAGCTGGATGAAGGCACGGCCACAATCAGGCAAATGACATTTATACGGACGCTCCCCTGGAATAATCAAACGATCGGTTCTAGACAATCTATACACACGCCGTAAATGAGACCTACAAGTTGTATCGTGAATAATATATGccataaaaaaatccattacGTCGCATGTTCATGGCGtcttaaattactataatataatacttgactaatgatattttaagcATCTCGTTGGTTCAGATTTTTCAACTGGCCACTTCCTACTCGAGCACTTAATAGAAATTACGTCTGCCTTTCATAATGTTAATACATCTCGTGATTCTCGttattgtgttattattttaagatatttaattgatttttttattatataacactaCAGTATCGTATCTCTCGTACAGTTTTAATTTGATCTCATTAAAGGATGGTTCATTGAACGTGGTCCGCTGAAGTTCCGTTGTGACCCAATTAGGAAATAAAGctaagattaataaatatagctaAAATTAACGAATTGTatataaagaacaaaaaatttagacgattatgttaataatgtagGTCGGTTACCTCTGACGTCGCAGACGTAAATATAACAACAGACAATTGACACATTGACCGCCAAAATACAAGTAAAGGTTGGAAGTAGCCGACGGTGTAACTGACCATTCACCAAATATACCGAAACGTAACACGAACCGCGACCTAACCCAAGAGCGAgctcatttttaaaataagtccaTAATAAAACGAACGCATACTTTTAGCCTCACCAAGCAAATGCATAGGGCATTgaacgcacgcacacatacaacaacattattttgtatgtgtgtgtgtgtatgtattttgCATGTTTGAGAAGAATGCGCGTGCACACATTTAAGAAAGATATTGTAGAATTATTTCCTAGATGCCACCAACGATATATGAATATGACAtacatacagatatatatcATTTGAATGCATTAACGGAACCATTTCTGTAGTTTATGCATAGCTCTTgtgtacaattaaattattataatacatcaatAACGTCATTACCGGTTATTGTGAGAGAATGTTTCTAATGCACCGTAAAAGTTGTAAGTTTTATTGACACTAAATTTTACAAGGccgtgttatatatttatgtaaaatactgGCTCCTTTATATCATACGGTTAATGGCTATTTGTCTGTATAGTATGTGCCCCGcctgtgtatttttaataacttttctaatcattttatattgtgaattataaaataactaagtttatatatagacTGGTTTCGGTCAAAGTAAATGTATagttaagtaatataatataagtttctaCGCCGGGTCCGGATATTATCTAAAAAACTAGTCGTAGTACAGATTTAATCTTGTCCAAAGCGATTTTCTTCCGGGTTCACCGTTCTCCATACTATTGTAGCCGACCAGCCATTTTTCAACCTATACAACCTACGCGTAAAACCGTCCAGCCGACAGTGACCCTTCATTTCGCTCGGCACTACCCCTCGCCCTAGAAACTATTGAGAGATAGAGAGGAGAGGGGGGTCGAGGTAGACTGGTGAGAGTTGTCTAtggatatttttgttatttctctATGAATAAATGTAAAGGGAAAGGCGTTTGCCTTAGCACAGTTTGAACGATGTTCGCAAAGGATGGTATCTACTTAGATTGTAGTATTTATTGGTATTAATTTGCAAATTCCCCTGGTTAcaaggaattaatttaattatccgTTTGTATGtcgtgttaaaaatatttattactgttatttatgatcttatttatagtataaaagacaaatttaacataaacattacCAATAATCCGATTCGTAAATATGTCGAAAGCTGCACAGCactagaataataaataaaatggtaattaattttaagtaacaattgTTGATATCGAAATCTAGGCTCTCACAAGAGCTAGGCGGCCTAAAGCCTACGCATtctatttacatacaaaagtACTTCCCCGCTATGTCTTGCCTTTGACTGAGCGTAGGTTTGGCATTCCAGACAAAACATGGCtcgtgttataaaaaaaatgttacaataaattttattactcaccaaatttaaaacatttagaaatacacaaaaaaaaaactttaaatgttgGTTCaactacatttttaaatttggaattgttgtttttcaacatttatttatttttttcatatataattacatttattactcTCGTCGTGAAAAATAAGCTAAAAACATTCTTTGTCGATTTTAAAACGCAGCAGCCGTCGGCGCGCTGcggatttatttttgaatttggaacgCAATCTTACTCGCCATTTTGACTTGTATGTTGAATTCTTGTTTTCAGAACTATATCTTAAACTGTACATTTTGTTTAGATAGACAATCTGTTTAATGTCTTTGATACTATAGCATTGGATTCGGTGGTAACGGTTGTAGCGGATcttgtattataattgtagataaatcctaaaaataaatacggttacgtaaatattcttattattgtgttttatttctttatcctTGAAGTTATTTTGATCGTGAAACGGCTTCAAGTGGAGACAGTCGTTATAATTTGTTCATATTCACTAgatataaattgtttcatgTTTCAGAATAGACTTAtcataaaagataaagaaaataacaaaagaataataatctTATCATGTCATTAAGgtatagaattataataatataagtatataaaataagtttatataacaaaacgtgatttacataacattaattatgtattaatggGTAGCTAtcggaaatttaaattattgggCATGAATTTGCGTGCACACACGGTAAGTGCATACTCCCGGGTGTGGGTGGGGTGGCTGAGACCCCCCGCGGGTCTGAGGGGGCGAGGGTCGTGTgggaggggggggggggggtcaCGCACTACCCCCCAACTATCTCACCCTAACTATTCAAGGGTGGGCAGTGGGcatggaaaaatataatagtattcaaCCAGCGACGGGCGATGCGTATTGGCGTTCAGTTCAATGTATGCGACGgccatattgaatttaatacgccattttgttatcaaattaaaacaataatataaaagctaTAAAAGTTCCGAGCACCGCTCAAGTTTTATTCCGACTGGAATTCTCTAgtatacacttttttttttatctctcaatgctttttttaattttcaccgCGGCGCTATCTCGCGAATGCTTCAGTggtcaaataaaaacttaaggAGTTTTCAACGAACAGGGAAATGCTTGGAGAGTTGTTTGAATTCAAaatgatatgaatattttaaataaacagtcGAAGTGGAAACATTATATCAGAACGTTattgtattcatttatttatcatcgTGAGGCAAAACGGACAAACACTCGGTATAAAACAAACGTTACGTCGCTTGTGAGATGTTACTACAAATATTACGACAGTTGTACTAAACGTTTGATAGACCGCATCTAacgttcataaatatttaatgaggagaaaattttaaaacatttcacattgatgataatttatttagtttgttaATTGCTAGCACAATCTCCATTCATTCTTTGTTCTCAACAGTCAACTTAAGAAAGATAGCCGGCCAACTTCTGTAAAGGGTACACGTTTCAAGAGTAAAAAGATTCAAGCGGAGAGGaactgaagaaaaaaataaacgtttgTCGAGAAAAATGCAAAAAGAACAGAACTATAGTTAGCAAGTTTCCTTTAACTTGGAAACTGTTAGGGTTGTTTACgttatttaaagatttcaatacattttccaacataataaaaatataattaaaattttaaacaatgaaactaatcttttgatattattacgctctattttattattattaaaactacatactcccgaagtttgtggaaataaaacgataaaaaaaaataacgcgtacctagtaatccgaaaatattagtttcatttcagtATGagtgtttgaaaaatataaaattatttttattttatttcattatacgtataataattaattcatatatcttAATCGGACTATATTCTCCCAACCCTAGTGTCACTATAGACGGAGTCTCAGtccagatattatttttattcatcggTCTAGTTTTAATTCGTAGACGACATTCTGAAACGgcgatgattttaaaaatttaaattgcagACAACGCCAACTTCGAAATGCGATTGCACTGCCGGAGTTAGTTACACagactaaaaatattctataatacatgtttataattacTGAAATCGATGTTAggttagatataaaaaacatactaaaactattataaagatTACTCACTGAATTATTGTAACGAGCAAACagtagttaaatttaaattatttatttaaccgtTTCGTTCAACGATTGACCGTTAGTTCAACAAAAACCGTGTAACACAATACGTATAAATCTTTAACTATGAATCTAcccttgatatatttttttcgtctaACCGGGAACTAACCCTTTGATTACCTGTTATTACTGACGAGGGTATCGCGGACACACTCGATATGTTACatactatatgtatatgtcacatcctattttaatttagtgtttttttttttaattaagcaatgctttttattaagattataaattacttatatgttTCTCGTTgcacatatttttaagataaacattggtataattaataataataataataataataatttgcaaatgaaacattactattactatgtgtgtgtgtctgtgtacGTCACACGTCCCGCTTTCATATCAGAAGCGTATCCTATTTTGTCTATTGTTTCGAAAATCGTCCAAAAGGGTGACCTTTGAACGCATCGTCGCCCAAATTCCGGTGGACAATGACCCTAACAGAAAAAATGGCCTGCAGCTGTCCATTTGTTAGCCAATATGCCGAAAATAATAGTTCTAACGCTATTATTATGCTAATAAAGTGCGAAGCTATTATTTCACAGGTAGACCGGGGTCTGTTGGACCCCATTGTCCGATGTTTGTACACGCCgggttaagtttttttaattctgacCAAGTGTGTGGATAATTTGATGGATTGATGCATATGGCTCGCGAagctcaaataataatatccctatcttatattaataaaaataatgactgGCTTAGATctgagttatatatatgtatagctaTAATAACGTGAAATACTTAAcgataaagtattaaaatttattaaggcGGTAAAGAAACTATCAGTCTATTGGTGTTGCtgtttgacatttaatattataaagataaaacattaaatccgAGAGATATCCTAACTGTGTAATTATTCGTCCAATTAGAATGCACCGCGTCTTATCCGTTCGATTGTTCccaaattgaattttaatcacCGATTCTTTGCTCACAATGGTCCCACTAAGAACGACAAAAAATAAGGGAAAATTGTGAAAATTACTTTCCTTCGATTTATCTGGCATCGGTGAAAGCGGAGCAATTATCTCGAGTatcttttaagtttaaatgaagTGAAAAAACTTTTGTGAGATTTGATTTAGATGCGATTCATACGAGGcttgtgataattttttgaatatttttttttcttttaattgaataGATAATtcgttgataattttaatacgaatcaatgttttaattaaggtGTGTCCAGAGTTAAGGCGAGGTGTACACGATAAACAACTTAACCCTTCAGCAGCAAAGGTCAGTTAGGCCACACGCAAAGAAAACCAAACGCCATACCTAGTTTCAAGAA harbors:
- the LOC116775882 gene encoding uncharacterized protein LOC116775882 isoform X1 produces the protein MLKYFNENISLALQERYRDLHEYRKAEVEDSPREAKVPKIAEEGEAVGGEGAFEPGAAPPFPRLLEPPKEEDNFVTSWLHNSFKMTAAEGNSEAAAGGSALDLRAAPLSLHIPLQNEAQRFKMQDFWNRSRPGSPAQEPTDHNQAGPAPPTPQPPATPDHKIITEKLVNEIQQQQSPSADSTMSERSLVPFALVNLLSSLNNIDPQQQSPSGEADRTMLPFALVNVLNSLNIDQQARSGQSISERTLEECWSTLQRIFMHKNAMQMHARELQRGLGGEVKPHQCQQCLKSFSSNHQLVQHIRVHTGEKPYKCSYCDRRFKQLSHVQQHTRLHTGERPYKCHLPDCGRAFIQLSNLQQHLRNHDAQVERAKNRPFHCNICGKGFATESSLRTHTAKELQLHLGVLQQHAALMIGGATATPCPICHKVVFGGEALVEHMKNTHKDPNASGVASPPATSPYPKLDPYVAKRRTANHPCPVCGKHYVNEGSLRKHLACHPETQLTSGLRMWPCSVCQAVFTHESGLLSHMEHMRMEPKHQFAAQYVLSRAAAERRERDLIAAVSSAGGSGLLNLAPPSPAHSDSSSNGRLSSSAGSDAGAAVNKLSDLLRANNGQYGDERVAAIAAAAANMMSQPGESNNAVQVAAANLVTAMRQQLAREPQPETPPAQAEAALRIQQAEALLRSQAEALRLAVSQAAAAHNTETPSPLRHNGGFPQPNDASGQLSPELVEAFRIAQEQRLEQALRLHDPRMLGFNIPSPVQAAQQVAAQAQAQAQAAQAAQAAQAAQAAQAAQQVVQQQQIQAAQAAQAAQAAQQAAQQAVHLQQNPQP
- the LOC116775882 gene encoding zinc finger protein 473-like isoform X7: MLKYFNENISLALQERYRDLHEYRKAEVEDSPREAKVPKIAEEGEAVGGEGAFEPGAAPPFPRLLEPPKEEDNFVTSWLHNSFKMTAAEGNSEAAAGGSALDLRAAPLSLHIPLQNEAQRFKMQDFWNRSRPGSPAQEPTDHNQAGPAPPTPQPPATPDHKIITEKLVNEIQQQQSPSADSTMSERSLVPFALVNLLSSLNNIDQQARSGQSISERTLEECWSTLQRIFMHKNAMQMHARELQRGLGGEVKPHQCQQCLKSFSSNHQLVQHIRVHTGEKPYKCSYCDRRFKQLSHVQQHTRLHTGERPYKCHLPDCGRAFIQLSNLQQHLRNHDAQVERAKNRPFHCNICGKGFATESSLRTHTAKELQLHLGVLQQHAALMIGGATATPCPICHKVVFGGEALVEHMKNTHKDPNASGVASPPATSPYPKLDPYVAKRRTANHPCPVCGKHYVNEGSLRKHLACHPETQLTSGLRMWPCSVCQAVFTHESGLLSHMEHMRMEPKHQFAAQYVLSRAAAERRERDLIAAVSSAGGSGLLNLAPPSPAHSDSSSNGRLSSSAGSDAGAAVNKLSDLLRANNGQYGDERVAAIAAAAANMMSQPGESNNAVQVAAANLVTAMRQQLAREPQPETPPAQAEAALRIQQAEALLRSQAEALRLAVSQAAAAHNTETPSPLRHNGGFPQPNDASGQLSPELVEAFRIAQEQRLEQALRLHDPRMLGFNIPSPVQAAQQVAAQAQAQAQAAQAAQAAQAAQAAQAAQQVVQQQQIQAAQAAQAAQAAQQAAQQAVHLQQNPQP
- the LOC116775882 gene encoding uncharacterized protein LOC116775882 isoform X5 — its product is MLKYFNENISLALQERYRDLHEYRKAEVEDSPREAKVPKIAEEGEAVGGEGAFEPGAAPPFPRLLEPPKEEDNFVTSWLHNSFKMTAAEGNSEAAAGGSALDLRAAPLSLHIPLQNEAQRFKMQDFWNRSRPGSPAQEPTDHNQAGPAPPTPQPPATPDHKIITEKLVNEIQQQQSPSADSTMSERSLVPFALVNLLSSLNNIDPQQQSPSGEADRTMLPFALVNVLNSLNIDQQARSGQSISERTLEECWSTLQRIFMHKNAMQMHARELQRGLGGEVKPHQCQQCLKSFSSNHQLVQHIRVHTGEKPYKCSYCDRRFKQLSHVQQHTRLHTGERPYKCHLPDCGRAFIQLSNLQQHLRNHDAQVERAKNRPFHCNICGKGFATESSLRTHTAKELQLHLGVLQQHAALMIGGATATPCPICHKVVFGGEALVEHMKNTHKDPNASGVATKRRTANHPCPVCGKHYVNEGSLRKHLACHPETQLTSGLRMWPCSVCQAVFTHESGLLSHMEHMRMEPKHQFAAQYVLSRAAAERRERDLIAAVSSAGGSGLLNLAPPSPAHSDSSSNGRLSSSAGSDAGAAVNKLSDLLRANNGQYGDERVAAIAAAAANMMSQPGESNNAVQVAAANLVTAMRQQLAREPQPETPPAQAEAALRIQQAEALLRSQAEALRLAVSQAAAAHNTETPSPLRHNGGFPQPNDASGQLSPELVEAFRIAQEQRLEQALRLHDPRMLGFNIPSPVQAAQQVAAQAQAQAQAAQAAQAAQAAQAAQAAQQVVQQQQIQAAQAAQAAQAAQQAAQQAVHLQQNPQP
- the LOC116775882 gene encoding zinc finger protein 628-like isoform X4, with protein sequence MLKYFNENISLALQERYRDLHEYRKAEVEDSPREAKVPKIAEEGEAVGGEGAFEPGAAPPFPRLLEPPKEEDNFVTSWLHNSFKMTAAEGNSEAAAGGSALDLRAAPLSLHIPLQNEAQRFKMQDFWNRSRPGSPAQEPTDHNQAGPAPPTPQPPATPDHKIITEKLVNEIQQQQSPSADSTMSERSLVPFALPQQQSPSGEADRTMLPFALVNVLNSLNIDQQARSGQSISERTLEECWSTLQRIFMHKNAMQMHARELQRGLGGEVKPHQCQQCLKSFSSNHQLVQHIRVHTGEKPYKCSYCDRRFKQLSHVQQHTRLHTGERPYKCHLPDCGRAFIQLSNLQQHLRNHDAQVERAKNRPFHCNICGKGFATESSLRTHTAKELQLHLGVLQQHAALMIGGATATPCPICHKVVFGGEALVEHMKNTHKDPNASGVASPPATSPYPKLDPYVAKRRTANHPCPVCGKHYVNEGSLRKHLACHPETQLTSGLRMWPCSVCQAVFTHESGLLSHMEHMRMEPKHQFAAQYVLSRAAAERRERDLIAAVSSAGGSGLLNLAPPSPAHSDSSSNGRLSSSAGSDAGAAVNKLSDLLRANNGQYGDERVAAIAAAAANMMSQPGESNNAVQVAAANLVTAMRQQLAREPQPETPPAQAEAALRIQQAEALLRSQAEALRLAVSQAAAAHNTETPSPLRHNGGFPQPNDASGQLSPELVEAFRIAQEQRLEQALRLHDPRMLGFNIPSPVQAAQQVAAQAQAQAQAAQAAQAAQAAQAAQAAQQVVQQQQIQAAQAAQAAQAAQQAAQQAVHLQQNPQP
- the LOC116775882 gene encoding zinc finger protein 287-like isoform X6, yielding MLKYFNENISLALQERYRDLHEYRKAEVEDSPREAKVPKIAEEGEAVGGEGAFEPGAAPPFPRLLEPPKEEDNFVTSWLHNSFKMTAAEGNSEAAAGGSALDLRAAPLSLHIPLQNEAQRFKMQDFWNRSRPGSPAQEPTDHNQAGPAPPTPQPPATPDHKIITEKLVNEIQQQQSPSADSTMSERSLVPFALPQQQSPSGEADRTMLPFALQQARSGQSISERTLEECWSTLQRIFMHKNAMQMHARELQRGLGGEVKPHQCQQCLKSFSSNHQLVQHIRVHTGEKPYKCSYCDRRFKQLSHVQQHTRLHTGERPYKCHLPDCGRAFIQLSNLQQHLRNHDAQVERAKNRPFHCNICGKGFATESSLRTHTAKELQLHLGVLQQHAALMIGGATATPCPICHKVVFGGEALVEHMKNTHKDPNASGVASPPATSPYPKLDPYVAKRRTANHPCPVCGKHYVNEGSLRKHLACHPETQLTSGLRMWPCSVCQAVFTHESGLLSHMEHMRMEPKHQFAAQYVLSRAAAERRERDLIAAVSSAGGSGLLNLAPPSPAHSDSSSNGRLSSSAGSDAGAAVNKLSDLLRANNGQYGDERVAAIAAAAANMMSQPGESNNAVQVAAANLVTAMRQQLAREPQPETPPAQAEAALRIQQAEALLRSQAEALRLAVSQAAAAHNTETPSPLRHNGGFPQPNDASGQLSPELVEAFRIAQEQRLEQALRLHDPRMLGFNIPSPVQAAQQVAAQAQAQAQAAQAAQAAQAAQAAQAAQQVVQQQQIQAAQAAQAAQAAQQAAQQAVHLQQNPQP